The proteins below are encoded in one region of Juglans microcarpa x Juglans regia isolate MS1-56 chromosome 4D, Jm3101_v1.0, whole genome shotgun sequence:
- the LOC121259470 gene encoding tRNA pseudouridine synthase A-like, whose amino-acid sequence MESSDSKSDKSPPPTHKLETEQSEPEPKKLKMSTTTTDDDEDTSTATAAPETNKKQRYKRRKIAIFFAYCGVGYQGMQKNPGAKTIESDLEEALFLSGAVPEQDRNNPKRYDWARSARTDKGVSAVGQVVSGRFYIDPPGLVERLNSNLSSQIRIFGYKRVTASFNAKKFCDRRRYVYLIPVFALDPSSHPDRESVLASLGSGNELVKCLECSERGRKVVGLMGRRIFEPKGNVESGITSSSGDAIEESNIKEESTAYWENGENHMFNSESIEEAKVVDDSRASEIAAVEAEIPAQNEDTDEKVNLQKGAKGGGFFYGEKERENFNRILKYYVGTHNFHNFTTRTKAEDPAALRFIVSFNANTTVTVQGMEFVKCEVVGQSFMLHQIRKMIGLAVAIMRECAPESLIEKALQKDVNINVPTAPEVGLYLEECFFTSYNQKWKDSHEEVSMKAYEEEAEDFKMKHIYSHIASTEHKEGAVALWLHSLNNRNYPDLRVVVGNEDMSDGRCSEMENAVE is encoded by the exons ATGGAAAGCTCAGACTCAAAATCCGACAAATCTCCGCCTCCGACACATAAACTAGAAACTGAACAGTCTGAACCCGAACCCAAGAAACTGAAAATGTCAACCACAACCACCGACGACGACGAAGACACCAGCACCGCCACTGCGGCTCCCGAAACCAACAAAAAGCAAAGATACAAGCGCCGCAAGATTGCGATATTCTTTGCCTACTGCGGCGTAGGCTACCAAGGAATGCAAAAGAACCCAGGTGCCAAAACCATCGAATCCGATCTTGAAGAAGCGCTGTTCCTCTCCGGTGCGGTCCCGGAACAGGACCGCAACAATCCCAAGCGCTACGACTGGGCCCGCTCTGCCCGGACTGACAAGGGGGTCAGCGCCGTGGGACAGGTTGTCTCGGGCCGGTTCTACATCGACCCGCCTGGCCTCGTCGAGCGGCTTAATTCAAACCTCTCATCTCAGATCCGGATATTCGGGTACAAGCGCGTGACGGCTTCGTTTAACGCCAAGAAGTTCTGCGATCGGAGGAGGTATGTGTATTTAATACCCGTTTTTGCGCTTGATCCCTCTTCGCATCCCGATAGAGAGAGCGTTTTGGCTAGTTTGGGATCTGGGAATGAGCTCGTTAAGTGCTTGGAATGTTCTGAGAGAGGCCGTAAGGTCGTAGGTTTAATGGGTAGGCGTATTTTTGAGCCTAAGGGTAATGTTGAGTCAGGCATTACGTCAAGCAGTGGGGATGCTATTGAGGAATCCAATATCAAAGAGGAAAGTACGGCTTATTGGGAAAATGGTGAAAATCATATGTTTAATTCTGAATCTATAGAGGAAGCCAAGGTTGTAGATGACAGTAGAGCTTCTGAAATTGCTGCGGTTGAAGCTGAAATTCCTGCCCAAAACGAGGATACTGATGAGAAAGTAAACCTGCAGAAGGGTGCAAAGGGAGGTGGGTTTTTTTATGGtgagaaggagagggaaaatTTCAATAGAATTTTGAAGTATTATGTGGGGACTCATAACTTCCATAACTTCACCACCAGAACAAAAGCCGAGGACCCTGCTGCTCTGCGCTTTATTGTTTCATTCAACGCAAACACTACGGTTACAGTCCAGGGTATGGAGTTTGTCAAGTGTGAGGTTGTGGGGCAGAGCTTCATGCTTCATCAGATTCGGAAGATGATTGGGCTTGCCGTGGCTATCATGAGGGAATGTGCTCCAGAGTCACTGATAGAAAAAGCTTTGCAGAA GGATGTCAACATTAACGTTCCTACTGCtcctgaggttggtttgtactTGGAAGAGTGCTTCTTCACGTCATATAACCAGAAATGGAAAGACAGTCATGAAGAGGTGTCGATGAAAGCATATGAAGAAGAGGCAGAGGACTTCAAAATGAAGCATATATACTCTCATATAGCCTCAACAGAGCATAAAGAAGGAGCCGTGGCCCTCTGGTTGCATTCTCTCAACAACCGTAATTATCCAGATTTACGTGTCGTCGTCGGCAATGAAGACATGAGTGACGGGAGATGTAGTGAAATGGAGAACGCGGTCGAGTAA